The Nerophis ophidion isolate RoL-2023_Sa linkage group LG07, RoL_Noph_v1.0, whole genome shotgun sequence genome contains a region encoding:
- the LOC133556492 gene encoding leucine-zipper-like transcriptional regulator 1 isoform X3 produces MQTPHRKIPSPGLNSGLLRTFVLRSKHTVVAYRDAIYVFGGDNGKNMLNDLLRFDVKDCSWCRAFTTGTPPAPRYHHSAVVYSSSMFVFGGYTGDIYSNSNLKNKNDLFEYKFATGQWTEWKVDGSLPVARSAHGATVYSDKLWIFAGYDGNARLNDMWTISLQDREHACWEEIDQSGEIPPSCCNFPVAVCRDKMFVFSGQSGAKITNNLFQFEFNGHMWTRIPTEHLLRGSPPPPQRRYGHTMVAFDRHLYVFGGAADNTLPNELHCYDVDSQTWEVIHPSLDSEMPSGRLFHAAAVIQDAMYIFGGTVDNNVRSGEMYRFQFSCYPKCTLHEDYGKLWENRQFCDVEFILGEREERVLGHIAIVTARCQWLRKKILQARDRQRQRTKQESSAESDEGATGGGSHVPGGQSQLLEVSIREAEAQPFEVLMQFLYTDKILYPRRGHVQDVLLIMDVYKLALSFKLSRLEQLCVQYIEASVDLQNVLSVCENANKLQLDQLKEHCLNFVVKESHFNQVIMSREFERLSTPLIVEIVRRKQQPPPRLYSDQPVDIGTSLVQDMKAYLEGGGLEFCDIILLLDGHPRPAHKAILAARSSYFEAMFRSFMPEDGQVNISIGEMVPSQQAFESMLRYIYYGDVNMPPEDSLYLFAAPYYYGFSNNRLQAYCKQNLEMNVTVENVLQILEAADKTQALDMKKHCLNIIVHQFIKVSKLPNLRSLSQLLLLDIIESLASHISDKQCAEMGSDI; encoded by the exons atgcaaactccacacagaaagatcccgagcccgggattgaactcaggactactgaggaccttcgtatt GCGCAGCAAACACACAGTTGTGGCATACAGAGATGCTATATACGTGTTTGGGGGAGACAATGG AAAGAATATGTTGAATGATTTGCTGCGCTTTGACGTGAAGGACTGCTCATGGTGTCg GGCCTTCACCACAGGAACTCCACCTGCTCCCCGCTACCACCATTCAGCTGTTGTTTACAGCAGCAGCATGTTTGTTTTTG GGGGCTACACTGGAGATATATACTCCAATTCCAACCTTAaaaacaaaaatgatctttttgaGTACAAGTTTGCCACGGGGCAGTGGACTGAATGGAAAGTGGATGGGAG CTTGCCAGTGGCTCGGTCTGCACACGGCGCCACGGTTTACAGTGATAAGCTGTGGATATTTGCAGGTTATGACGGGAATGCAAG GCTGAATGACATGTGGACCATCAGTCTGCAGGACAGAGAGCATGCATGTTGGGAAGAG ATCGACCAGAGCGGTGAGATACCTCCATCTTGCTGCAACTTCCCCGTCGCTGTATGCAGGGACAAGATGTTTGTATTTTCCGGCCAGAGTGGGGCCAAAATCACCAACAACCTCTTCCAATTTGAGTTCAATGGCCACAT GTGGACCCGCATTCCCACTGAACATTTACTACGAGGATCTCCACCGCCTCCCCAGCGGCGTTACGGCCACACAATGGTCGCCTTCGACCGTCACCTGTATGTATTTGGAGGTGCTGCTGACAACACTCTACCCAATGAGCTGCATTGCTATGATGTGGACTCTCAGACATGGGAGGTGATCCATCCCAGCCTGGACAGCGAG ATGCCCAGTGGAAGGCTCTTCCATGCAGCTGCTGTGATCCAGGATGCAATGTACATCTTTGGAGGGACTGTGGACAACAATGTTCGCAGCGGAGAGATGTACAGATTCCAG TTTTCCTGCTATCCAAAGTGTACTCTCCATGAAGATTATGGCAAACTATGGGAGAACCGTCAGTTCTGTGATGTGGAGTTTATCTTGGGAGAA cGGGAGGAGAGAGTTTTAGGACACATTGCCATTGTGACAGCGAGATGCCAGTGGCTGCGCAAGAAAATCCTGCAGGCTCGGGATAGACAAAGACAG AGGACCAAACAGGAGAGCAGTGCAGAGAGCGATGAGGGGGCCACAGGAGGAGGAAGCCATGTCCCAGGTGGCCAAAGCCAACTACTGGAGGTATCAATCAGGGAAGCCGAAGCCCAGCCTTTTGAAGTCTTAATGCAATTCCTCTACACAGATAAGATCCTGTACCCACGCAGAG GTCATGTTCAAGATGTTCTGCTAATCATGGATGTTTACAAACTGGCGCTCAGTTTTAAGCTCTCCCGCTTGGAGCAGCTGTGTGTGCAGTACATTGAAGCTTCTGTCGACCTCCAGAACGTTCTCAGTGTTTGTGAAAACGCCAACAAGCTCCAACTTGACCAGCTCAAG GAGCATTGCCTTAACTTTGTAGTGAAAGAGTCACACTTCAACCAGGTGATCATGTCGAGGGAGTTCGAACGTCTATCCACGCCGCTTATCGTAGAGATTGTCCGACGAAAGCAACAGCCTCCTCCCAGGTTGTACTCGGACCAGCCGGTGGACATCGGCACTTCCCTGGTGCAGGACATGAAGGCCTATCTGGAGGGAGGCGGCTTGGAATTCTGTGACATTATTCTGCTGTTAGATGGACACCCTAGACCTGCTCATAAAGCCATCCTGGCAGCTCGTTCAAG TTACTTTGAGGCGATGTTCCGCTCCTTCATGCCAGAGGATGGCCAGGTAAACATTTCCATTGGAGAGATGGTTCCAAGTCAACAGGCGTTCGAATCCATGCTGCGCTACATCTACTACGGAGATGTCAACATGCCTCCTGAGGATTCTCT TTATCTGTTTGCTGCACCGTATTACTATGGCTTTTCAAACAACAGGCTGCAGGCGTACTGCAAACAGAACCTGGAGATGAATGTGACTGTGGAGAATGTCTTACAG ATCCTGGAGGCGGCCGATAAGACACAGGCCCTGGACATGAAGAAGCACTGCCTCAACATTATCGTCCACCAGTTCATCAAG GTTTCCAAGCTCCCCAACCTGCGATCCCTCAGCCAGTTGCTGCTGTTGGACATCATAGAGTCTCTAGCGTCACATATATCAGACAAGCAGTGTGCCGAGATGGGCTCCGACATTTAG
- the LOC133556494 gene encoding galactosylceramide sulfotransferase-like, whose product MAGKQRRPWRSMCKSLVLGILVTSCMMLLYSLSMPQVPLNIPEVPVSYSCAHRPSQPSSPSKRTCTPKVDIMFMKTHKAASSTFLNILFRFGQKHHLRFAFPDSRNDFFYPAFFQRSHVKDYKPGMCFNIICNHMRFNADEVAKLLPVDTSYITILRDPAELFESSFHYFSRVVPFTWRMPGGDKLAEFLRDPHYYFHPEGFNAFYLKNLLFFDFGQENMLELDDPRVDEGIRSISERFQLVMLREHFEESLILLKDALCWEMEDLLFFKLNARNSSTVSKLTPYLRARALQWNALDWKLYQHFNETFWEKVDAYGRGRMAEDVAELRRRNAEMADACIEEGHAVDATSIQETDMQPWQPIGEKSIMGYNLKKNIDEAQMKLCRKMLMPELQYLTEFGVNLWVTKLWGHIRSIINW is encoded by the exons ATGGCAGGCAAGCAAAGACGGCCCTGGAGGTCCATGTGCAAAAGCCTGGTTCTTGGTATTTTAGTGACCTCCTGCATGATGCTGCTTTACTCTCTGTCCATGCCGCAGGTGCCTCTGAACATACCTGA AGTTCCAGTATCTTACTCCTGCGCCCATCGCCCATCCCAGCCGTCCAGCCCATCAAAAAGGACGTGCACCCCCAAAGTGGACATCATGTTCATGAAGACTCACAAAGCGGCGAGCAGCACCTTCCTCAACATCCTGTTCCGCTTTGGACAGAAACATCATCTGAGGTTCGCCTTCCCTGACAGCAGGAACGACTTCTTCTACCCCGCCTTTTTCCAGCGTTCCCACGTTAAAGACTACAAACCGGGAATGTGTTTCAACATCATCTGTAACCACATGCGCTTCAATGCGGACGAGGTGGCCAAGCTGTTGCCTGTCGACACGTCCTACATCACCATCCTCAGAGACCCCGCAGAACTTTTTGAGTCCTCCTTCCACTACTTCAGTCGGGTGGTGCCTTTCACTTGGAGGATGCCAGGAGGGGACAAGCTGGCCGAGTTCCTCCGTGACCCCCATTACTACTTTCACCCGGAAGGCTTTAACGCATTCTACCTCAAGAACCTGCTGTTCTTTGACTTTGGACAGGAAAATATGCTGGAGCTCGATGATCCACGCGTAGACGAGGGGATCCGATCCATCTCAGAGCGTTTCCAGTTGGTCATGTTGAGGGAACACTTTGAGGAATCTCTCATTCTTCTCAAGGACGCGCTCTGTTGGGAGATGGAGGACCTCCTCTTCTTCAAGCTCAACGCCCGCAACAGCTCAACCGTCTCCAAACTGACGCCCTACCTGAGAGCCAGGGCCCTGCAGTGGAACGCTCTCGACTGGAAGTTGTACCAGCACTTCAACGAGACCTTCTGGGAGAAAGTAGACGCGTACGGACGGGGTCGCATGGCAGAGGATGTGGCGGAGCTCAGGCGGAGGAACGCGGAGATGGCGGACGCATGCATCGAGGAAGGTCACGCTGTCGATGCCACCAGCATCCAGGAGACGGACATGCAGCCCTGGCAGCCCATCGGAGAGAAATCCATCATGGGATACAACCTGAAGAAGAACATAGACGAGGCCCAAATGAAGTTGTGCCGTAAAATGTTGATGCCGGAGCTTCAGTACTTGACCGAGTTCGGCGTCAACCTCTGGGTCACCAAGCTGTGGGGACACATCAGGTCCATCATCAACTGGTGA
- the LOC133556492 gene encoding leucine-zipper-like transcriptional regulator 1 isoform X2, whose translation MFLAVGGSRSTRREPTQSQGKHANSTQKDPEPGIELRTTEDLRIVRRSKHTVVAYRDAIYVFGGDNGKNMLNDLLRFDVKDCSWCRAFTTGTPPAPRYHHSAVVYSSSMFVFGGYTGDIYSNSNLKNKNDLFEYKFATGQWTEWKVDGSLPVARSAHGATVYSDKLWIFAGYDGNARLNDMWTISLQDREHACWEEIDQSGEIPPSCCNFPVAVCRDKMFVFSGQSGAKITNNLFQFEFNGHMWTRIPTEHLLRGSPPPPQRRYGHTMVAFDRHLYVFGGAADNTLPNELHCYDVDSQTWEVIHPSLDSEMPSGRLFHAAAVIQDAMYIFGGTVDNNVRSGEMYRFQFSCYPKCTLHEDYGKLWENRQFCDVEFILGEREERVLGHIAIVTARCQWLRKKILQARDRQRQRTKQESSAESDEGATGGGSHVPGGQSQLLEVSIREAEAQPFEVLMQFLYTDKILYPRRGHVQDVLLIMDVYKLALSFKLSRLEQLCVQYIEASVDLQNVLSVCENANKLQLDQLKEHCLNFVVKESHFNQVIMSREFERLSTPLIVEIVRRKQQPPPRLYSDQPVDIGTSLVQDMKAYLEGGGLEFCDIILLLDGHPRPAHKAILAARSSYFEAMFRSFMPEDGQVNISIGEMVPSQQAFESMLRYIYYGDVNMPPEDSLYLFAAPYYYGFSNNRLQAYCKQNLEMNVTVENVLQILEAADKTQALDMKKHCLNIIVHQFIKVSKLPNLRSLSQLLLLDIIESLASHISDKQCAEMGSDI comes from the exons atgtttttggcggtgggaggaagccggagtacccggagggaacccacgcagtcacagggaaaacatgcaaactccacacagaaagatcccgagcccgggattgaactcaggactactgaggaccttcgtattgtgag GCGCAGCAAACACACAGTTGTGGCATACAGAGATGCTATATACGTGTTTGGGGGAGACAATGG AAAGAATATGTTGAATGATTTGCTGCGCTTTGACGTGAAGGACTGCTCATGGTGTCg GGCCTTCACCACAGGAACTCCACCTGCTCCCCGCTACCACCATTCAGCTGTTGTTTACAGCAGCAGCATGTTTGTTTTTG GGGGCTACACTGGAGATATATACTCCAATTCCAACCTTAaaaacaaaaatgatctttttgaGTACAAGTTTGCCACGGGGCAGTGGACTGAATGGAAAGTGGATGGGAG CTTGCCAGTGGCTCGGTCTGCACACGGCGCCACGGTTTACAGTGATAAGCTGTGGATATTTGCAGGTTATGACGGGAATGCAAG GCTGAATGACATGTGGACCATCAGTCTGCAGGACAGAGAGCATGCATGTTGGGAAGAG ATCGACCAGAGCGGTGAGATACCTCCATCTTGCTGCAACTTCCCCGTCGCTGTATGCAGGGACAAGATGTTTGTATTTTCCGGCCAGAGTGGGGCCAAAATCACCAACAACCTCTTCCAATTTGAGTTCAATGGCCACAT GTGGACCCGCATTCCCACTGAACATTTACTACGAGGATCTCCACCGCCTCCCCAGCGGCGTTACGGCCACACAATGGTCGCCTTCGACCGTCACCTGTATGTATTTGGAGGTGCTGCTGACAACACTCTACCCAATGAGCTGCATTGCTATGATGTGGACTCTCAGACATGGGAGGTGATCCATCCCAGCCTGGACAGCGAG ATGCCCAGTGGAAGGCTCTTCCATGCAGCTGCTGTGATCCAGGATGCAATGTACATCTTTGGAGGGACTGTGGACAACAATGTTCGCAGCGGAGAGATGTACAGATTCCAG TTTTCCTGCTATCCAAAGTGTACTCTCCATGAAGATTATGGCAAACTATGGGAGAACCGTCAGTTCTGTGATGTGGAGTTTATCTTGGGAGAA cGGGAGGAGAGAGTTTTAGGACACATTGCCATTGTGACAGCGAGATGCCAGTGGCTGCGCAAGAAAATCCTGCAGGCTCGGGATAGACAAAGACAG AGGACCAAACAGGAGAGCAGTGCAGAGAGCGATGAGGGGGCCACAGGAGGAGGAAGCCATGTCCCAGGTGGCCAAAGCCAACTACTGGAGGTATCAATCAGGGAAGCCGAAGCCCAGCCTTTTGAAGTCTTAATGCAATTCCTCTACACAGATAAGATCCTGTACCCACGCAGAG GTCATGTTCAAGATGTTCTGCTAATCATGGATGTTTACAAACTGGCGCTCAGTTTTAAGCTCTCCCGCTTGGAGCAGCTGTGTGTGCAGTACATTGAAGCTTCTGTCGACCTCCAGAACGTTCTCAGTGTTTGTGAAAACGCCAACAAGCTCCAACTTGACCAGCTCAAG GAGCATTGCCTTAACTTTGTAGTGAAAGAGTCACACTTCAACCAGGTGATCATGTCGAGGGAGTTCGAACGTCTATCCACGCCGCTTATCGTAGAGATTGTCCGACGAAAGCAACAGCCTCCTCCCAGGTTGTACTCGGACCAGCCGGTGGACATCGGCACTTCCCTGGTGCAGGACATGAAGGCCTATCTGGAGGGAGGCGGCTTGGAATTCTGTGACATTATTCTGCTGTTAGATGGACACCCTAGACCTGCTCATAAAGCCATCCTGGCAGCTCGTTCAAG TTACTTTGAGGCGATGTTCCGCTCCTTCATGCCAGAGGATGGCCAGGTAAACATTTCCATTGGAGAGATGGTTCCAAGTCAACAGGCGTTCGAATCCATGCTGCGCTACATCTACTACGGAGATGTCAACATGCCTCCTGAGGATTCTCT TTATCTGTTTGCTGCACCGTATTACTATGGCTTTTCAAACAACAGGCTGCAGGCGTACTGCAAACAGAACCTGGAGATGAATGTGACTGTGGAGAATGTCTTACAG ATCCTGGAGGCGGCCGATAAGACACAGGCCCTGGACATGAAGAAGCACTGCCTCAACATTATCGTCCACCAGTTCATCAAG GTTTCCAAGCTCCCCAACCTGCGATCCCTCAGCCAGTTGCTGCTGTTGGACATCATAGAGTCTCTAGCGTCACATATATCAGACAAGCAGTGTGCCGAGATGGGCTCCGACATTTAG
- the LOC133556493 gene encoding putative claudin-24: MKEPQMWAGGIDYVAPVDPSTLKQVVKEEMVLLTAKTMQRTAVFVTFGGLVTSLITTFLPLWKTMNSDLNEVENWYSGLWHMCLYTEEVGVQCKTYDSLLGLPVDLQIARVLMLVSVCIGALALLVALPGLDGIHVCLEQPGKRRRLLVLGGVLAWVSGFSTLVPVSIVAYNTVVEFWDRGFPDVMPRWEHGEAMFSGWFGGLALITGGTLFFVAVCMADYDTHTHCVTNNKTHVTHGTQHYRKTEVL, encoded by the coding sequence atgaaagagcCTCAAATGTGGGCAGGTGGGATTGACTATGTGGCTCCTGTGGATCCCTCCACATTGAAGCAGGTTGTAAAGGAAGAGATGGTTCTCCTCACAGCTAAAACCATGCAAAGGACGGCGGTCTTCGTCACCTTCGGGGGTCTCGTGACCTCCTTGATCACAACCTTCCTACCGTTGTGGAAGACGATGAATTCGGACCTGAACGAGGTGGAAAACTGGTACTCTGGACTGTGGCACATGTGTCTCTACACTGAGGAGGTTGGGGTTCAGTGCAAGACTTATGACTCCTTGCTGGGACTTCCAGTGGACCTGCAGATCGCCAGGGTGCTGATGTTAGTGTCAGTATGCATCGGGGCTTTGGCGCTGCTGGTCGCTCTGCCGGGACTGGATGGGATCCACGTGTGTTTGGAGCAGCCTGGAAAGAGGAGACGGCTCCTGGTCTTGGGCGGGGTGCTGGCTTGGGTGTCAGGGTTCAGCACGCTGGTTCCTGTGTCCATCGTTGCTTACAACACCGTGGTGGAGTTCTGGGACAGAGGTTTTCCCGACGTGATGCCGCGCTGGGAGCACGGAGAGGCCATGTTTTCAGGATGGTTTGGAGGCCTGGCGCTGATCACAGGAGGAACGCTTTTCTTTGTAGCGGTGTGCATGGCGGACTACGACACGCACACACATTGTGTGACGAACAACAAGACTCATGTAACACACGGGACACAACACTACCGCAAGACTGAGGTTTTGTAA
- the LOC133556492 gene encoding leucine-zipper-like transcriptional regulator 1 isoform X1 — protein sequence MLSFDDWGKMSCKSTKVAPSVDFDHSCSDSVEYLTLNFGPFETVHRWRRLPPCDEFVGARRSKHTVVAYRDAIYVFGGDNGKNMLNDLLRFDVKDCSWCRAFTTGTPPAPRYHHSAVVYSSSMFVFGGYTGDIYSNSNLKNKNDLFEYKFATGQWTEWKVDGSLPVARSAHGATVYSDKLWIFAGYDGNARLNDMWTISLQDREHACWEEIDQSGEIPPSCCNFPVAVCRDKMFVFSGQSGAKITNNLFQFEFNGHMWTRIPTEHLLRGSPPPPQRRYGHTMVAFDRHLYVFGGAADNTLPNELHCYDVDSQTWEVIHPSLDSEMPSGRLFHAAAVIQDAMYIFGGTVDNNVRSGEMYRFQFSCYPKCTLHEDYGKLWENRQFCDVEFILGEREERVLGHIAIVTARCQWLRKKILQARDRQRQRTKQESSAESDEGATGGGSHVPGGQSQLLEVSIREAEAQPFEVLMQFLYTDKILYPRRGHVQDVLLIMDVYKLALSFKLSRLEQLCVQYIEASVDLQNVLSVCENANKLQLDQLKEHCLNFVVKESHFNQVIMSREFERLSTPLIVEIVRRKQQPPPRLYSDQPVDIGTSLVQDMKAYLEGGGLEFCDIILLLDGHPRPAHKAILAARSSYFEAMFRSFMPEDGQVNISIGEMVPSQQAFESMLRYIYYGDVNMPPEDSLYLFAAPYYYGFSNNRLQAYCKQNLEMNVTVENVLQILEAADKTQALDMKKHCLNIIVHQFIKVSKLPNLRSLSQLLLLDIIESLASHISDKQCAEMGSDI from the exons ATGCTCAGTTTTGATGATTGGGGCAAAATGTCGTGTAAATCAACCAAAGTGGCCCCCAGTGTTGACTTCGACCACAGTTGTTCGGACAGCGTGGAATACCTCACGCTTAATTTTGGTCCTTTTGAAACTGTTCATCGTTGGAGAAGACTCCCTCCGTGTGATGAGTTTGTTGGAGCAAG GCGCAGCAAACACACAGTTGTGGCATACAGAGATGCTATATACGTGTTTGGGGGAGACAATGG AAAGAATATGTTGAATGATTTGCTGCGCTTTGACGTGAAGGACTGCTCATGGTGTCg GGCCTTCACCACAGGAACTCCACCTGCTCCCCGCTACCACCATTCAGCTGTTGTTTACAGCAGCAGCATGTTTGTTTTTG GGGGCTACACTGGAGATATATACTCCAATTCCAACCTTAaaaacaaaaatgatctttttgaGTACAAGTTTGCCACGGGGCAGTGGACTGAATGGAAAGTGGATGGGAG CTTGCCAGTGGCTCGGTCTGCACACGGCGCCACGGTTTACAGTGATAAGCTGTGGATATTTGCAGGTTATGACGGGAATGCAAG GCTGAATGACATGTGGACCATCAGTCTGCAGGACAGAGAGCATGCATGTTGGGAAGAG ATCGACCAGAGCGGTGAGATACCTCCATCTTGCTGCAACTTCCCCGTCGCTGTATGCAGGGACAAGATGTTTGTATTTTCCGGCCAGAGTGGGGCCAAAATCACCAACAACCTCTTCCAATTTGAGTTCAATGGCCACAT GTGGACCCGCATTCCCACTGAACATTTACTACGAGGATCTCCACCGCCTCCCCAGCGGCGTTACGGCCACACAATGGTCGCCTTCGACCGTCACCTGTATGTATTTGGAGGTGCTGCTGACAACACTCTACCCAATGAGCTGCATTGCTATGATGTGGACTCTCAGACATGGGAGGTGATCCATCCCAGCCTGGACAGCGAG ATGCCCAGTGGAAGGCTCTTCCATGCAGCTGCTGTGATCCAGGATGCAATGTACATCTTTGGAGGGACTGTGGACAACAATGTTCGCAGCGGAGAGATGTACAGATTCCAG TTTTCCTGCTATCCAAAGTGTACTCTCCATGAAGATTATGGCAAACTATGGGAGAACCGTCAGTTCTGTGATGTGGAGTTTATCTTGGGAGAA cGGGAGGAGAGAGTTTTAGGACACATTGCCATTGTGACAGCGAGATGCCAGTGGCTGCGCAAGAAAATCCTGCAGGCTCGGGATAGACAAAGACAG AGGACCAAACAGGAGAGCAGTGCAGAGAGCGATGAGGGGGCCACAGGAGGAGGAAGCCATGTCCCAGGTGGCCAAAGCCAACTACTGGAGGTATCAATCAGGGAAGCCGAAGCCCAGCCTTTTGAAGTCTTAATGCAATTCCTCTACACAGATAAGATCCTGTACCCACGCAGAG GTCATGTTCAAGATGTTCTGCTAATCATGGATGTTTACAAACTGGCGCTCAGTTTTAAGCTCTCCCGCTTGGAGCAGCTGTGTGTGCAGTACATTGAAGCTTCTGTCGACCTCCAGAACGTTCTCAGTGTTTGTGAAAACGCCAACAAGCTCCAACTTGACCAGCTCAAG GAGCATTGCCTTAACTTTGTAGTGAAAGAGTCACACTTCAACCAGGTGATCATGTCGAGGGAGTTCGAACGTCTATCCACGCCGCTTATCGTAGAGATTGTCCGACGAAAGCAACAGCCTCCTCCCAGGTTGTACTCGGACCAGCCGGTGGACATCGGCACTTCCCTGGTGCAGGACATGAAGGCCTATCTGGAGGGAGGCGGCTTGGAATTCTGTGACATTATTCTGCTGTTAGATGGACACCCTAGACCTGCTCATAAAGCCATCCTGGCAGCTCGTTCAAG TTACTTTGAGGCGATGTTCCGCTCCTTCATGCCAGAGGATGGCCAGGTAAACATTTCCATTGGAGAGATGGTTCCAAGTCAACAGGCGTTCGAATCCATGCTGCGCTACATCTACTACGGAGATGTCAACATGCCTCCTGAGGATTCTCT TTATCTGTTTGCTGCACCGTATTACTATGGCTTTTCAAACAACAGGCTGCAGGCGTACTGCAAACAGAACCTGGAGATGAATGTGACTGTGGAGAATGTCTTACAG ATCCTGGAGGCGGCCGATAAGACACAGGCCCTGGACATGAAGAAGCACTGCCTCAACATTATCGTCCACCAGTTCATCAAG GTTTCCAAGCTCCCCAACCTGCGATCCCTCAGCCAGTTGCTGCTGTTGGACATCATAGAGTCTCTAGCGTCACATATATCAGACAAGCAGTGTGCCGAGATGGGCTCCGACATTTAG